In the Streptomyces cinnamoneus genome, GCGGGCGGCGCACAGCATGGCCACGGCGCTGGCCTGGGCGGTGCCCATGACCGTACGGACGTTGTGCTGACTGAACACCCGCTCCACCGCGACGTATTCGGGGCGGTGCTCGTCCAGCCACTGCTCGATGCCGCGCTCTATGAGGACGAGGCGGTCGGCGACCTCCGCGTCCGCCGGGGTGCGGACGACTCCGACGCCCCGCATGCGCAGCGGCCGGCCCGCGACGCCCTCGACCACGCCGATCCCGCATCGCGTCAGCCCCGGGTCCACGCCCAGTACGCGCATCGCGCCCCTCCCATCGGTCAACTGTTCCGGCAGGCTATCGGCCGGCACTGACAACGCCCCGTACCGACAGGACGACGGGCCGACGGGAGGCTTCCCGTCGGCCCGTCGTCACCGGATCCGTCGACCGGCCGTGCCGGCCGGTCGCGTCAGGCGTCGACCTTCGCCATGACCTCGTCGGAGACGTCGAAGTTGGCGAAGACGTTCTGGACGTCGTCGCTGTCCTCGAGCGCGTCGATGAGCTTGAAGATCTTGCGCGCGGCCTCCTCGTCCAGCTCCACCTGCATGGTGGGGACGAAGTTGGCCTCGGCCGAGTCGTAGTCGATGCCGGCCTCCTGGAGCGCGGTGCGGACCGCGACCAGGTCGGTGGCCTCGCTGAGGACCTCGAAGTTCTCGCCGAGGTCGTTGACCTCTTCGGCACCGGCGTCCAGGACGGCGCCGAGGACGTCGTCCTCGGTCAGCTCGCCCTTGGGGACGATGATGACGCCCTTGCGGTTGAACAGGTAGGACACCGAGCCCGGGTCGGCCATCGAGCCGCCGTTGCGGGTCATGGCGACGCGGACGTCGGAGGCGGCGCGGTTGCGGTTGTCGGTGAGGCACTCGATGAGGACCGCGACGCCGTTGGGGCCGTAGCCCTCGTACATGATGGTCTCGTAGTCGGCGCCGCCGGCCTCGAGGCCGCCACCGCGCTTGACCGCGGAGTCGATGTTCTTGTTGGGAACCGACTGCTTCTTCGCCTTCTGGATGGCGTCGTAGAGCGTCGGGTTGCCCTCGATGTCGACGCCACCCATGCGGGCCGCGACCTCGATGTTCTTGATGAGCTTCGCGAAGAGCTTGCCGCGCTTGGCGTCGATCACGGCCTTCTTGTGCTTCGTCGTAGCCCATTTAGAGTGGCCGGACATCCGCCTGTCTCCTTCGCGTAACCAAATCCGTAACGAACGACAGAGATCCTACCGGGATCCCGCTACTGGGCCGCGCGCACCATGTCCACGAACAGCGCGTGCACCCGGTGATCGCCGGTGAGCTCCGGGTGGAAGGACGTGGCCAGCACGTTTCCCTGCCGGACGGCGACCGTGTGGCCGTCGTAGGTGGCGACGACCTCCACCTGGGCACCCACGGACTCGACCCACGGGGCACGGATGAACACGCCCTCGACGGGGCCGCCTTCGACGCCCGCCATCTCGACGGACGCCTCAAAGGACTCGTTCTGCCGGCCGAAGGCGTTGCGACGGACGATCATGTCGATGCCACCGAGGGTCTCCTGGTCCTCGCGTCCGTCCAGGAGCTTGTCCGCCAGCATGATCATGCCGGCGCAGGTGCCGTAGACAGGCATGCCGGCCCGGACGCGCTCCCGCAGCGGCTCCAGCATGCCGAAGGCGACCGCCAGCTTGGACATCGTGGTGGACTCGCCGCCGGGGATGACCAGGCCGTCGACCTCGGCCAGTTCCTCGGGGCGGCGCACCGGCCGGGCCAGCGCGTCGGCGGAGGCGAGGGCCACGAGATGCTCGCGCACGTCGCCCTGGAGGGCGAGGACGCCGATGGTGGGGGTGGACACGGTGAGGACCTCTCAGGTGTACGACCGGCGGCGGGCGGCCCGCGGCGGGTGCCGCGGACCGCCCTGCCGGGAGGAGACTGCGTGGGCCGGCCGGGACTACCAGCCGCGGTTGGCGTACCGCTCGGCCTCGGGCAGGGTGTCGCAGTTGATGCCGACCATGGCCTCGCCCAGGTTGCGGGAGGCGTCCGCGATGATCTTCGGGTCGTCGTAGAAGGTGGTGGCCTTCACGATGGCGGCGGCGCGCTTGGCCGGGTCACCCGACTTGAAGATGCCGGAGCCGACGAAGACGCCCTCAGCGCCCAGCTGACGCATCAGCGCGGCGTCGGCCGGGGTGGCCACACCACCGGCGGAGAACAGCACGACGGGCAGCTTGCCCAGCTCGGCGACCTCCTTGACCAGCTCGTAGGGGGCGCGCAGGTCCTTGGCGGCGGCGTACAGCTCGTTGTTGTCGAAGCCGCGCAGCTTGGCGATCTCGTTCTTGATCTGACGCAGGTGACGCACGGCCTCGACGACGTTGCCCGTGCCGGCCTCGCCCTTGGAGCGGATCATGGCCGCGCCCTCGGCGATGCGGCGCAGGGCCTCGCCCAGGTTGGTGGCGCCGCAGACGAAGGGGGTGGTGAAGGCCCACTTGTCGGAGTGGTTGACCTCGTCCGCGGGGGTGAGGACCTCGGACTCGTCGATGTAGTCGACACCGAGGGACTGCAGGACCTGGGCCTCGACGAAGTGGCCGATGCGGGACTTGGCCATGACCGGGATGGAGACGGCGCCGATGATCTCTTCGATCATGTTCGGGTCGGACATCCGGGCCACGCCGCCGTCCTTGCGGATGTCGGCCGGAACCCGCTCCAGGGCCATGACCGCCACCGCGCCCGCGTCCTCGGCGATCTTCGCCTGCTCGGCGTTGACGACGTCCATGATCACGCCGCCCTTGAGCTGCTCGGCCATGCCGCGCTTGACGCGCGCGGTGCCGGTCTCGGGAGTCTGGGGCGTGGTGGAAGTGGACACGATGTGACCTCACTAATCAAGGGCGGTGATGCTGCAGGGTCATCAAACCGACCTCGGGTGGCTCGAAAAAAGGGCCAATTCAAGGACGGTGGCTTGTCGCCGGTTGATCGGCGCGGGCGTCGCGGACGCGGTCGGCGAGGCCGGCGCCCTGGCCAGGGCGGGGTCCCGGCGCCCTGCCCCCGCCGACACGACTCACGGTGCCGCCGCCGAAAGGGCTCGCGGTGCCCCGGCCGCGTGGCCCACCGGTGCCGTTGACCGGGTCACCGGCGCCGCTGACCTGTGGCTCGC is a window encoding:
- the ruvC gene encoding crossover junction endodeoxyribonuclease RuvC codes for the protein MRVLGVDPGLTRCGIGVVEGVAGRPLRMRGVGVVRTPADAEVADRLVLIERGIEQWLDEHRPEYVAVERVFSQHNVRTVMGTAQASAVAMLCAARRGLPVALHTPSEVKAAVTGSGRADKAQVGSMVTRLLRLDAPPKPADAADALALAICHIWRAPAAGRLQELAAAHRRTTAPVRLPKGTR
- a CDS encoding YebC/PmpR family DNA-binding transcriptional regulator is translated as MSGHSKWATTKHKKAVIDAKRGKLFAKLIKNIEVAARMGGVDIEGNPTLYDAIQKAKKQSVPNKNIDSAVKRGGGLEAGGADYETIMYEGYGPNGVAVLIECLTDNRNRAASDVRVAMTRNGGSMADPGSVSYLFNRKGVIIVPKGELTEDDVLGAVLDAGAEEVNDLGENFEVLSEATDLVAVRTALQEAGIDYDSAEANFVPTMQVELDEEAARKIFKLIDALEDSDDVQNVFANFDVSDEVMAKVDA
- the pdxT gene encoding pyridoxal 5'-phosphate synthase glutaminase subunit PdxT, yielding MSTPTIGVLALQGDVREHLVALASADALARPVRRPEELAEVDGLVIPGGESTTMSKLAVAFGMLEPLRERVRAGMPVYGTCAGMIMLADKLLDGREDQETLGGIDMIVRRNAFGRQNESFEASVEMAGVEGGPVEGVFIRAPWVESVGAQVEVVATYDGHTVAVRQGNVLATSFHPELTGDHRVHALFVDMVRAAQ
- the pdxS gene encoding pyridoxal 5'-phosphate synthase lyase subunit PdxS, producing the protein MVSTSTTPQTPETGTARVKRGMAEQLKGGVIMDVVNAEQAKIAEDAGAVAVMALERVPADIRKDGGVARMSDPNMIEEIIGAVSIPVMAKSRIGHFVEAQVLQSLGVDYIDESEVLTPADEVNHSDKWAFTTPFVCGATNLGEALRRIAEGAAMIRSKGEAGTGNVVEAVRHLRQIKNEIAKLRGFDNNELYAAAKDLRAPYELVKEVAELGKLPVVLFSAGGVATPADAALMRQLGAEGVFVGSGIFKSGDPAKRAAAIVKATTFYDDPKIIADASRNLGEAMVGINCDTLPEAERYANRGW